Below is a genomic region from Arcanobacterium haemolyticum DSM 20595.
GCAATTCTTTATCAGCCTTCTCAATTTCTTCTTCTGCCCTACCGCCTTTGAGGGCGACCAACTGACCGCCTGGGCGAACCAGAGGCATTGTCCATGGCAAAAGTTTTTTAAGCGCAGCTACTGCACGAGCTGTAGCAACATCGGCCGATATAACTCCCACCATTTCTTCAGCACGTTTGTTATGAACAGTCACGTTTGATAGCTGGAGGTCATCCACAACGTAGGAGAGCCAGTCCGTGCGTCGTCCTAAAGAATCCACAAGGTTTACCGTGAGGTCTGGACGAATAATCGCCGCCACCAAACCAGGAAAGCCTGCTCCGGAACCAACATCAACCAAACTTGCGTTCTGCGGGAGGAAATCGACGATCGCGGTTGAGTTAAGAATGTGGCGGCTCCACAGCTTGTCACGTTCACGTGGACCAATCAAGCCGCGGAGTTCACCTTCCGATTCAAGAAGTTCACCGAAGCGAAGCAGGTTCTTCCATATAGCGTCGCCGAAATGCTCTCCTCCTCCAGCAGGTGCTTCTTCAAACATCATGTCAGCCAATTCCCGATCCATAAACCTAACCTAAACTCTAAAACACTCATAACGCACATAAGTACACAAATCCCCCCCACTGTGGCTCAGAGGTATCCGGGCCACTCGCCGATATTCGGTCTCGTTAAAACCTCTCATCATCCCTGATAATAGATCCGGTCCACACGTAGGCATCCGAGCCGCTCGGGAGTGTTCTGTGCACATTCCACACCCATCTTATCCCACTTAGATCGTCATCTTTACTCCACAGCTTCGCTACTCATATCCCCTCGCTGCTTTGAAGACCCCACCTCAAACCTGCCCAAAGTCACCTCTTCGGCACTCTTCAGAACTCATCTCATCGAGCGGCCCTGATTATTTCGAGAATAGTGGCAATATTTGCCACTATTCTCGCTATGGTCAGCATTACCAAATCGTAGGTAAAGAAAAACGATAAAAAGGGATGATATTCCGGCTTCTCGGCTGGCCTTGCCGAAGAAATCCCCGCAAAATCACCGAAATACCACCCACATATTCATCGGAATACCACCC
It encodes:
- the rsmG gene encoding 16S rRNA (guanine(527)-N(7))-methyltransferase RsmG; this translates as MDRELADMMFEEAPAGGGEHFGDAIWKNLLRFGELLESEGELRGLIGPRERDKLWSRHILNSTAIVDFLPQNASLVDVGSGAGFPGLVAAIIRPDLTVNLVDSLGRRTDWLSYVVDDLQLSNVTVHNKRAEEMVGVISADVATARAVAALKKLLPWTMPLVRPGGQLVALKGGRAEEEIEKADKELRKFKADWVDVHDVDVWGTSEGTRVLVVQKK